One Ureaplasma urealyticum serovar 8 str. ATCC 27618 genomic window carries:
- the rpsO gene encoding 30S ribosomal protein S15 codes for MAVSKQQKHDLTVKFGGSASNTGKTEVQVAILSAEIDSLTTHMIENKKDKASKRGLYKKVAQRKKLLSYLQRVDIERYRALIKELNLRG; via the coding sequence ATGGCAGTAAGCAAACAACAAAAACATGATTTAACAGTTAAATTTGGTGGTTCTGCATCAAATACAGGAAAAACAGAAGTTCAAGTAGCAATCTTAAGTGCTGAAATTGATTCATTAACAACACATATGATTGAAAATAAAAAAGATAAAGCTTCAAAACGTGGTTTATACAAAAAAGTAGCTCAACGTAAAAAATTATTATCATACTTACAACGTGTTGATATTGAACGTTATCGTGCTTTAATTAAAGAATT
- the rnc gene encoding ribonuclease III, which produces MDNKKFLDFLKQNRIEPKNLSIYLEALTHKSYANEHKLTKNYQRLEFLGDACVEWVISNFIFNYKIKDNEKMRSLDEGEMTRARSNMVRSEILSYAAKDLGLTDFLMIGVGLEQDQSARMEKIYEDIFEAFIGAVAQDQGIKKVSLILEKTLIKYFREGQINYQKDYKTIFQEQAQRINKKPIMYKLVRNEGDKKEVHLVWNDLIYGIGIASTRKEAEILAAKNAILKLDDYTKKA; this is translated from the coding sequence ATGGACAATAAAAAATTTTTAGATTTTTTAAAACAAAATAGAATTGAACCAAAAAATTTATCTATTTATCTTGAAGCATTAACACATAAATCTTATGCAAACGAGCATAAACTTACTAAAAACTATCAACGTTTAGAATTTTTAGGTGATGCTTGTGTTGAATGGGTAATTAGCAATTTTATTTTTAACTACAAAATTAAAGATAATGAAAAAATGCGTTCTTTAGATGAAGGTGAAATGACTCGAGCGCGTTCTAATATGGTACGAAGCGAGATTTTATCATATGCTGCTAAAGATTTAGGATTAACTGATTTTTTAATGATTGGTGTTGGTTTAGAACAAGACCAATCGGCTCGTATGGAAAAAATCTATGAAGATATTTTTGAAGCATTTATAGGTGCTGTAGCTCAAGATCAAGGTATTAAAAAAGTTTCATTAATTCTTGAAAAAACTTTAATTAAATATTTTAGAGAAGGTCAAATTAATTATCAAAAAGATTATAAAACGATTTTTCAAGAACAAGCCCAACGTATTAATAAAAAACCTATTATGTATAAATTAGTACGTAATGAAGGCGATAAAAAAGAAGTCCATTTAGTTTGAAATGATTTAATTTATGGAATTGGAATAGCATCAACGCGAAAAGAAGCAGAAATTTTAGCAGCTAAAAATGCAATTTTAAAACTTGATGATTATACAAAAAAAGCATAA
- the plsX gene encoding phosphate acyltransferase PlsX, with protein sequence MKKIKILLDTMGYENTLEHVIKAAKDFYYQHEDDLEIILVGNEQLIKPLLDNDWRLFPIVHTEVSIEQNDTILSARKKQNSSMHLALRYLKDKQANGMLTAGNSAVFVYNAYATIGLLEHIKKPAFMPFVPTIDGGVTNLLDVGASIDLDGRDLFNFAIMANTIAKMRTPNPRVGVLNIGTEDHKGLPYHQEANELLKTSNLNYVGFVEPKTILEREVDVLVADGFSGNIALKTMEGVGKTISNFLKNEYKKPKNLFAALLSKPIFKKMKKAFDYKEHAGAFVLGLDGILVKTHGSADYQQFMSALKILYETIKADVLNEIKKDLNNYYGQ encoded by the coding sequence ATGAAAAAAATTAAAATTTTATTAGATACAATGGGTTATGAGAATACTTTAGAACATGTGATTAAAGCTGCTAAAGATTTTTATTATCAACATGAAGATGATTTAGAAATTATCTTAGTAGGAAATGAACAATTAATTAAGCCGTTATTAGATAATGATTGACGTTTATTCCCTATTGTACATACTGAAGTAAGTATTGAACAAAATGACACTATTTTATCAGCTCGTAAAAAACAAAATTCATCAATGCATTTAGCTTTAAGATATTTAAAAGATAAACAAGCCAATGGAATGCTAACAGCTGGAAATTCTGCTGTTTTTGTTTATAATGCTTATGCTACAATCGGATTATTAGAACATATTAAAAAACCTGCTTTTATGCCTTTTGTCCCAACAATTGATGGTGGTGTTACAAATTTATTAGATGTGGGTGCATCAATTGATCTTGATGGTAGAGATCTATTTAATTTTGCAATCATGGCTAATACAATTGCTAAAATGCGTACTCCAAATCCTCGTGTTGGTGTTTTAAATATTGGTACTGAAGATCATAAAGGTTTACCATATCATCAAGAAGCTAATGAATTATTAAAAACATCAAACTTAAATTATGTGGGTTTTGTAGAACCAAAAACAATTTTAGAACGAGAAGTTGATGTTTTAGTTGCTGATGGTTTTAGTGGAAACATTGCTTTAAAAACAATGGAAGGTGTTGGTAAAACAATTTCTAATTTTTTAAAAAATGAATATAAAAAACCAAAAAACCTTTTCGCTGCTTTATTATCAAAACCAATTTTTAAAAAAATGAAAAAAGCATTTGATTATAAAGAACATGCTGGAGCTTTTGTTTTAGGATTAGATGGCATTTTAGTTAAAACGCATGGTAGTGCTGATTATCAACAATTTATGAGTGCTTTAAAAATTTTGTATGAAACAATTAAAGCAGATGTTTTAAATGAAATTAAAAAAGATTTAAATAATTATTATGGACAATAA
- a CDS encoding DAK2 domain-containing protein: MKTIKLDLFQKMLYAGAKILEIECQYINDLNVFPVPDGDTGSNMKTTTAGAIVAIKEAEITNFSQLAKIFSRGLLMNARGNSGVILSQIFRGFMDALNNDSDEVNIDQLKQAFNSAKDKAYASVSTPIEGTILTVIRVVKERINEYDNFDSVEDLFAFATKEAEIILEKTPEMLPSLKEANVVDSGGYGLVSFLKGMYQSLTNIFDEKLIIKNEEENIKSKTKPLDLEVVHKEKEEGFGYCSEIILSLKKKIVPNSANKSFFELEKYKAELAKIGDSIVAIQDEDLVKVHLHTLTPYKFLQISQKYGEFDKVKIDNMTNQFYENLERKGLSTKKENKATLNMEQKIIATVPSEKFKKMFIEEHGIENVIVTETEGAPSIQRFVDEINTTNAAQVFIVTDDSNIVLAAEQASKIAAENNVLVSVIGAYNVFEALLAISHFEQQNDYRTNFKTMNKIVKKARSGVISTSIKDVKYPHITVNKDDYIGIINKKIVASKKTAYEALLTTIEMLIESLKKPEICYIYYGINASQTDVHQIEKYISEKYGIICDLRYTGQSLYHYYIGIQ, translated from the coding sequence ATGAAAACAATTAAGTTAGATCTTTTTCAAAAAATGTTATACGCTGGTGCGAAAATATTAGAAATTGAGTGCCAATATATTAACGATTTAAATGTCTTTCCTGTTCCAGATGGTGATACTGGTTCAAATATGAAAACAACTACAGCAGGAGCAATTGTTGCTATTAAAGAAGCAGAAATCACTAATTTTTCCCAACTTGCTAAAATTTTTAGTCGCGGTCTATTAATGAACGCCAGAGGTAACTCTGGTGTTATTTTAAGTCAAATTTTTCGTGGGTTCATGGATGCTTTAAATAACGATAGTGATGAAGTTAATATAGATCAATTAAAACAAGCTTTTAATAGTGCAAAAGATAAAGCTTATGCAAGTGTTTCAACTCCAATTGAAGGAACAATTTTAACAGTTATTCGTGTTGTTAAAGAACGAATTAACGAATATGATAATTTTGATAGTGTTGAAGATTTATTCGCATTTGCTACAAAAGAAGCAGAAATCATTTTAGAAAAAACACCAGAAATGTTGCCTTCTCTAAAAGAAGCTAATGTTGTTGACTCTGGTGGATATGGTTTAGTTAGCTTTTTAAAAGGAATGTACCAAAGTCTAACAAACATTTTTGATGAAAAATTAATTATTAAAAACGAAGAAGAAAACATTAAATCAAAAACAAAACCACTTGATCTTGAAGTTGTTCATAAAGAAAAAGAAGAAGGTTTTGGTTATTGTAGTGAAATCATCTTATCATTAAAGAAAAAAATTGTACCTAATTCAGCAAACAAAAGTTTTTTTGAACTTGAAAAATATAAAGCTGAATTGGCCAAAATTGGTGATAGTATTGTTGCTATTCAAGATGAAGATCTTGTTAAAGTTCATTTACATACTCTAACACCATATAAATTTTTACAAATATCACAAAAATATGGTGAGTTTGATAAAGTTAAAATTGATAATATGACAAATCAATTTTATGAAAATTTAGAACGTAAGGGATTAAGTACTAAAAAAGAAAACAAAGCAACTTTAAATATGGAACAAAAAATTATTGCAACAGTTCCATCTGAAAAATTTAAAAAGATGTTTATTGAAGAACATGGCATTGAAAATGTTATAGTCACTGAAACAGAAGGTGCCCCATCAATTCAACGTTTTGTCGATGAAATTAACACAACTAATGCTGCACAAGTTTTTATTGTTACTGATGATTCAAATATTGTTTTAGCAGCTGAACAAGCTTCAAAAATTGCCGCTGAAAATAATGTTTTAGTTTCTGTAATTGGTGCTTATAACGTTTTTGAAGCACTTTTAGCAATTTCGCATTTTGAACAACAAAATGATTATCGTACTAATTTTAAAACAATGAATAAAATAGTTAAAAAAGCTCGTAGTGGAGTAATTAGCACTTCAATTAAAGATGTAAAATATCCACATATTACTGTTAATAAAGATGATTATATTGGTATTATTAATAAAAAAATTGTTGCTTCTAAAAAAACAGCTTATGAAGCTTTATTAACAACAATTGAAATGTTAATTGAAAGTTTAAAAAAACCAGAAATTTGTTATATATACTATGGTATTAACGCCTCGCAAACTGATGTTCACCAAATTGAAAAATACATTTCAGAAAAATATGGAATTATTTGTGATCTAAGATATACTGGTCAAAGTTTATATCATTACTACATAGGAATTCAATAA
- a CDS encoding Mbov_0400 family ICE element protein gives MYKEILIKNSSANYIVSDPFENMIDAFPIILFENNNYVYYLAGQNAYLPSQMRRWKNWDEILVNKNDLSKEDFLYKDIYINLFQIYITKKTNLTKYTNNQLNFVLTKNDFKKELWDKLIYIPIKKLINTQKPQILLFEIFKKQDQKYHSALLFANKNVLKKFYLNSATRVNYEDVINLAFEKLETLQKLSKTTKVKKHLTNLKKY, from the coding sequence ATGTATAAAGAAATTTTAATAAAAAATAGTAGCGCAAACTATATCGTTAGCGATCCTTTTGAAAACATGATTGACGCATTTCCCATTATTTTATTTGAAAATAACAATTATGTTTATTATTTAGCTGGCCAAAATGCTTATTTACCATCACAAATGCGTCGCTGAAAAAATTGAGATGAAATTTTAGTCAATAAAAATGATTTATCAAAAGAAGATTTTCTTTACAAAGATATTTATATTAATTTATTTCAAATTTACATTACTAAAAAAACTAATTTAACTAAATATACAAATAATCAATTAAATTTTGTTTTAACAAAAAATGACTTTAAAAAAGAATTGTGAGATAAGTTAATCTATATACCAATTAAAAAACTAATTAACACTCAAAAACCACAAATTTTATTATTTGAAATTTTTAAAAAACAAGATCAAAAATACCATAGTGCATTGCTTTTTGCTAACAAAAATGTTTTAAAAAAATTTTATTTAAATTCAGCTACAAGAGTTAATTATGAAGATGTTATTAATTTAGCATTTGAGAAATTAGAAACTTTGCAAAAATTATCAAAAACAACAAAGGTTAAAAAACATTTAACAAATTTAAAGAAATATTAA
- the rpmB gene encoding 50S ribosomal protein L28: MAKRDQLTGKGPLSGNTRSHAMNHSKRRWNVNLQKATIKTENGSQRVLVSAKTLKTLKKHNLLA; encoded by the coding sequence ATGGCAAAAAGAGATCAATTAACAGGAAAAGGTCCTTTAAGTGGTAATACACGTTCACATGCTATGAATCATTCAAAGCGTCGTTGAAATGTTAATTTACAAAAAGCAACTATTAAAACAGAAAATGGTAGCCAACGTGTATTAGTTTCAGCTAAAACACTAAAAACACTTAAAAAACATAATTTATTAGCTTAG
- the rpmA gene encoding 50S ribosomal protein L27, whose amino-acid sequence MNKLYWLTDLQLFASKKGVGSSKNGRDSNPKYLGAKLGDGQSTKAGQIIYRQRGNKIYPGLNVGQGKDHTLFAKTAGVVKYTKFMGDKTKVSVLPKEDNK is encoded by the coding sequence ATGAATAAATTATACTGATTAACTGATCTACAACTTTTTGCTTCTAAAAAAGGGGTAGGTTCATCTAAAAATGGTCGTGACTCAAATCCTAAATATTTAGGTGCAAAACTTGGTGATGGACAATCTACTAAAGCTGGTCAAATTATTTATCGTCAAAGGGGTAATAAAATCTACCCTGGTTTAAATGTTGGACAAGGTAAAGATCACACTTTATTTGCAAAAACTGCAGGTGTGGTAAAATACACTAAATTCATGGGAGACAAAACAAAAGTTAGTGTTCTTCCAAAAGAAGATAATAAATAA
- a CDS encoding ribosomal-processing cysteine protease Prp, translated as MIKINHYPNALLVKGHANFDEHGKDIVCAGVSAIIMGALNWFDQQKTTIKVEQGFILIIIDDNNQLYRQYLELIIIQLKAIYFKYQSYIELHEYKQQYKRGL; from the coding sequence ATGATTAAAATAAATCATTATCCAAACGCTTTACTAGTAAAAGGCCATGCAAATTTTGATGAACATGGCAAAGATATAGTATGCGCTGGAGTGAGTGCTATTATTATGGGTGCACTTAATTGATTTGATCAACAAAAAACAACAATTAAGGTTGAGCAAGGGTTTATATTAATAATTATTGATGATAACAATCAATTATATCGTCAATATCTAGAATTAATCATAATCCAATTAAAAGCAATTTATTTTAAATATCAATCTTATATTGAATTACACGAATATAAACAACAATATAAAAGAGGTTTATAA
- the rplU gene encoding 50S ribosomal protein L21 — MFAIFQTGGKQYKVQQGEKIYVEKLDLEVGSKISFDQVIMVEGSVGTPFVKNAVVNATVLKQGKQKKINIIKFKSKKHHLKRQGHRQPYTQLVIDSISVK; from the coding sequence ATGTTTGCTATTTTTCAAACAGGCGGAAAACAATACAAAGTTCAACAAGGCGAAAAAATCTATGTTGAAAAACTAGATTTAGAAGTTGGTAGTAAAATTTCATTTGATCAAGTTATTATGGTAGAAGGTAGTGTTGGTACTCCTTTTGTAAAAAATGCTGTAGTTAATGCAACTGTGTTAAAACAAGGAAAACAAAAGAAAATTAACATTATTAAGTTCAAATCTAAAAAACACCATTTAAAACGTCAAGGTCATCGACAACCATATACACAATTAGTTATTGATTCAATTAGTGTTAAATAG
- the gmk gene encoding guanylate kinase, translated as MKRGKLIVFSGPSGVGKHTILSKIIDRKELNLAYSVSMTTRKKREGEINGVDYYFVNDEEFKKAISNNELIEWAEFVGNKYGTPRFVVEKLRNEGKNVILEIEVVGALQVLELFKNDDLISIFLLPPSLDELKNRLLKRNTETLETIEKRIQKASHELSIKDHYKYNIINDNPDHAADQLAEIILDEIKR; from the coding sequence ATGAAACGGGGAAAATTAATTGTTTTTAGTGGACCTAGTGGTGTAGGCAAACACACAATTTTATCAAAAATTATTGATCGTAAAGAATTAAATTTAGCATATAGCGTTTCAATGACGACAAGAAAAAAACGTGAAGGCGAAATCAATGGCGTTGATTATTATTTTGTTAATGATGAAGAGTTTAAAAAAGCTATATCTAATAACGAATTAATTGAATGAGCCGAATTTGTTGGAAATAAATATGGAACACCACGATTTGTTGTGGAAAAATTAAGGAATGAAGGTAAAAATGTAATTTTAGAAATTGAAGTTGTTGGTGCACTTCAGGTTTTAGAATTATTTAAAAATGACGATTTAATCTCTATTTTTTTATTACCACCTAGTCTTGATGAATTAAAAAATCGATTACTAAAAAGAAATACTGAAACTTTAGAAACAATTGAAAAACGAATTCAAAAAGCTAGTCATGAACTATCAATCAAAGATCATTATAAATACAACATTATTAATGATAATCCAGATCATGCAGCCGACCAGTTAGCGGAGATTATTTTAGATGAAATTAAACGATAA